A window of Macaca thibetana thibetana isolate TM-01 chromosome 7, ASM2454274v1, whole genome shotgun sequence genomic DNA:
ATTTTATTCAGATATGGAAACTGCATTTTGGTAAAATTGTCAAAGTGTTTTCCACAAGTAGGATCTCATTCATGTGGTATTCATGTTTTTAAGACTTTCGATACGTATTCACTATTTTCCTCCAGAAAGGAAATACctgtttacattttcaccagGGAAGTCACTGTAGTTTGGGAGAACATGACATTATCTCCCTTTCTTTACTGAAGACTAACAATGTATGTTTTAAAGTTTCTGGATTCTCCATTccccttttatttttacatgttttcactTTCATATTTTGCATAGTGATAAATCTGTGataacagtttttaattttcaggttGGGTTGTTTATAGCTTCATAGATAACAAAATGTCTCTAAGTCATGTTTATGCAATTTTTACGTGTgctttgtgggttttcttttttctctgtttgcatGCAGTGAGTGGTAAATTTGCAtggaacatttgaaaaaatataagcACCAGAATGAATTGAATCTGTGTGAATTATCACTTTTTGTCACCTACCTGCATAGTTTAGACAGTCAAagtctttcttttgagacaaaattGGATCTCATTTGTCTCTTCACTTACTTGCTGTCTTGTTACTGAGTTTCTCATGATTAGCAAGATGTAAATTCTCTGCCATTGGTCATTTAGTCTTACATGTTAGTAAGATAATTCTGTGAATGTTTTGAAAATtagctgaattatttttcttataattttgatTCTTCGTAGTTTTTATTTCCATACTTGTGAATTTGGGACCAAAAGGAATAGCTATGACTTAGGTTTCTTTGGATCCAGTAGTTTATTCTACTGAAATTATGGTGTTCTCATCATCAGTTAGTAGAAGTACAGACTCTTTAGTGTTGAATATAGAGATAATGTCATCTAACTTCTTACTTGATCACATAATTCCTTCCTCAGTTTTGGTAGCTCTCTTGTAACAGCTGAAATAGGACATTAATCTGTGTACTTTAAGTTCACAGAGTAAAAGGAATATAAGATTTTGAGTGATGCAACTTAAAATATTCCATCTTGTAATGTGGAACTAAGGAGGAGGTTTAGTGACAAGTTTTAGATTTAAGATTGTATATTTTggagcctctttttcttttttattttccttttttttttttttttttttttttttgagacaaagtctagctcttgcccaggctggagtgcagtggtagaatTTCGGCTTATGGCAGCCTTGactttcaggctcaagtgatcctctcacctcagcctcccaagtagctgggactacagtgcatgccaccacacctggctaatttaaaaaaaaataacactttgtAGAGAGTAGCCTCACtaggttgcccaagctggtgttgacctcctgggctcaagtagtctgcgtgcctcagcctcccacagttaTGGGATTGATTACAGTTATGATCTACCTCACTCAGGCTGCAGCCACTTTCTTTCAGTGTAACACTAGCTTTGGATATTCcacttacaaatttatttttaagtctccCATGTGGTTGATAATTgggaaaaatagtttttattccaGATAGATATTCTGTGTTAACTGTAAGTCAAATGTTTACaaactgttaaaaatgaaatagtgATTATGTAAAGGAAAACTGGATTTTCctaatgctaatttttaaaatgatagaatCCTAAAACTCTTAGCTGTAAACCTGGTGATTTTTCAGCTGTTGTACTAAACAACTTAAGCACATATACCATCAGACGAGCCCCCCTCCCCCCTTTTAAACCAAAGGAGTGTATACTCTGTTAATGCAGTCAGCAAGCATTGACATTCTTTATCATAATAtcctagaaaatatttattagctaTTTCACTAGTCAGGGGTTGTTGGTAAATAGTGCATCTCCATTTTCTACTTCTCATCTTCGCACACAGGTTAATCACTTCAGTGCTTGACTAACTTTTGCCTTGATGATCTGTTGGGCTTTGTACATGACAGCTATACTAATCACTGTGCTTATTGTTTGACTGTTTGGTACAGGAAGCGAGCAGCTGCAAAGCATCTAATAGAACGCTACTACCACCAGTTAACTGAGGGCTGTGGAAATGAAGCCTGCACGAATGAGTTTTGTGCTTCCTGTCCAACTTTTCTTCGTATGGATAATAATGCAGCAGCTATTAAAGCCCTCGAGCTTTATAAGATTAATGCAAAACTCTGTGATCCTCATCCCTCCAAGAAAGGAGCAAGCTCAGCTTACCTTGAGAACTCGAAAGGTGCCCCCAACAACTCCTGCTCtgagataaaaatgaacaagaaaggCACTAGAATTGATTTTAAAGgtaagatgttttatttttaattgagaattGTTGGCTGAAAACCATGTGGGAGATTTAAATGtatgagtttttatttgttttttcttatgtgACATTAAGACATTTTGATACCGTAgaaccaattttttgttttggtaaagGACAGGAATAATAACTACATTTTACAGGTTTAATCGTTGCTAATTAGAAGCAGATCATATGCCAAAAGTTCATTTGTTAATAGATggatttgaactttttaaaattcttaggaaaaaaagtattaattgaTAGTTAATCTCCAAAACTAGGCCACAACATCTATTTAAGTTATAGAATAACTGGACTCAGTATCTGGCATGAGTTCTGGAACCTCAGGATGATGTGATGAAAGAAGTAGGAAGAGGAAGCAGTGggttttttccattttagaagGCAAGACAAAATTTTGTGATAGTTATGTGAGAATTCTACATTTCCTTCAAATATATGCTTCTCACTCTCCTCACAAACATTTGGTACAGTCATGCTGCCAAGGGTGGTGACCTACCAATGACAATCTTCACTCaggtcttttgtttttaaaatggtcCTGTGTCCAAAATTCAGGATTCGATTACCTTGTCGCTAATACTAAAACTCCAAGTTATTTTCCTCAGTGAATGTAATTAGTAACACGGTAATCAAATTTTTGAATGACTGCCAGGGCTTAGCGcccctgcacccccacccctATACACACGCAGAGGCAATTGTATTTTAAGAGAGAAAGCTTTTTGTTTATGACGTGTAAGTGACAGAATTTTAGAGGCATTTGCCTCTAAAACTTTCAGTAACATCATCTGAATCAAGTTTGAAAGAATTAATGAAGTGGCATTGTGTTATAACCTCTACTGTTTCCACAATAGAATTATTTTCGTCACTTTACACAACTTTGTTGCTTCAGAGTGTATAGTTCTGTTTCATGAATTAGCTCACACACTGTGGAAAAATAGGTAAATgtctatatatatagtgtgtcAGTATAATGTGGAAGCTGCATTGACTCTATTGTACACAGTTCTCCAGTAAGTGTGCACCACAGAGTACCAGTAACTGAACGCAGAGTGCTGGCACAGTGGAATGCAGCCAGCTGGGGGGGGTGTGATACATGAGGAATGTACTCATCTGCTCTTTTGGCCACATGCTCCATCTTAGAGATGCTTATTGTGTGGCTTTATCCGGTCTTTATGCCCCCACCTCTTTTTGCTGAAGTCTGCATTAGTTAGCAGTTTTGacctttcctttttcctgctttctAATCTGCTACTGGTACTATTCCCTGttctttactgttttgtttttgtttttgtttttgcagtgttTTACAGTTACTATCAtatattagaaattagaaatgctttctctgcacTAGTACtcttattttgattattaattatgtttattaaCACTAATCACAAAGTTGCGTAAGTATTAAGTAGTCTGCACCAAACTCTTGTTGTGTAAAAGGTTTTTAAGTGCAGAATTTAAAAGATTGAGTATTTTCAGGGACACATTTATCACAAGAAATCTTACAAAAAATGtcttatttaatatattctcAGTAGAACACCTCTATCAGTAAACCAAACTTTATGAATGTTCATATCTAATTACAGTGTTTTTTGACTAATTTTTATCTATATATCTGAAAAATTCAGTTTAACATATTAAAcactacaggccaggcatggtggctcatgcctgtaatcccagcactttgggaggccaaggcgggcgaatcacgaggtcaagagatcgagaccagcccagtcaacatggtgaaaccccgtgtctactaaaaatacaaaaaaattagccggctgtggtggtgtgcacctgtagtcccagcttctcgggaggctgaggtaggagaatcgcttgaatccaggaggcagaggttgcagtgagccgagatcgtgccactccagtctagcctggcgacagagcgagactccatctcaaacaacagcaaccacaacaaaaaacactACATGGAAAAAGTATAGGTACATTCTATATAGGATTAGTAGACTGTCAGAATCACTTGAAGATGTTCCGAAAGCATGACATATCAACAAAGGACATGTGAGTCTAGAATCGTGATCCCTAGGACAGGCCATATTACTGCATGCAAAGCAAGTCTTTGTTAAGCTTATGACTTGCTCAGGAAGCAAAGTGTTTTATGTCTTAATTTTCTGTTACATTTTGGGAAATTAGATAGGGGTTTTGCATTGTCTTGGAAGAAGGTATTATAAAAAGTTtcaatgaaaataatgagaaatagaCTTCCAGTGGTTTTACGCTTTTGGGGAAAAGGTTACTGATGTTTAGCAAAAGATGCTTATATATTCTTAATAGAACAAACCTGAGAATTAGTTCTTAAAGAGTTAAGGCCCATAAAACAAACTGCAAGTGTTGACACTCTTGTAGCTTGGCCACAGATCAGATCCTTAGTATGATAAAATTTGGTATTTTTGTGGTTCAATTTTTGGAGACCATTCAATGATCACTTACATTTTATATTGTCTTTCATTGTGAAACAGATATATTATAGCAGAGGTGGGAGTCATTAAAAATTCTACATGTTGTATAGTACATGTATAAAGGTATGTTTGGCACAATGGAGGTAGGATTGTGTGCCTCTAAAATTAACCCCTTAAGTAGTTAATCTGATGATGATAAGTATGTCACTTTATTGATGAAAGGGAGAATTAAGACTATTCTCAGTATTATGTTGGTCAGTACACAAAATATATCATTTGTTTttacctgtaaaataaaatatctttcatcCTGTTAGCCAGAAGGGGGAAAGCATTGGCCTGAAAATAACACTTATCTCAAAAAGTTGGGAAATGTGGTCCAACTCTGTGcccaggaaaagaggaaatagatTTTGATGACTACATAGTCTCTGCACTGCTTGCCAGCTCATAAGTTGCCTTCTTCGCactgtttgttttcattgctcAAAAACTATTTTCTGTCACTCTATGAGACTTAGTCTAACCTGATTGCTGGCTGCAGAAAGCAGTTTCTGCTCAAGAGCTGATGAGAAATGGTATATTCTTCTCAATCACTCACAGAATGACTACCCTGGAACAAACTAGGAAGACCCAAAATGAAccagttttcttttaatacataCATAGATGCTGAAGGAACCTTTCTTTTAAGACTTTGCCTTCTCAGTCTTTTGAGAACGGAGTACTGAAACAAGAAAACTCTCAGAAGATTAGTAGTATTTCTGTTCTACAGTGAGGTTTTAAGAGCTGTATTATGATTAATCAGTATATGACATATTGgttcatatttataaataaagctgtaCATTAATAGATATCTTGATTATAAAGAAAGTTTAAACTCTCCTGATCTCATTAAGAGTTATGCATTGTTGAAAGAATGTAAAAGCATGGGTGAGGTCATTGGTGTAGGTCGTTCATTGAAAAAAATAGGTAAGCATTGAATTTTGTTTGCTGAATCTAAGTATTAGATACTTTTAGAGTTGTATATCATAAATGATGTTGAGACTACAATGTTTGGCTGTTTTACTTTTATTAGAACTTTTTGCAACAGGGTAAACatgcatattatgaaaataaatgttctcttttttcctctgattTTCTAGATGTGACTTACTTAACAGAAGAGAAGGTATATGAAATTCTTGAATTATGTAGAGAAAGAGAGGATTATTCCCCTTTAATTCGTGTTATTGGAAGAGTTTTTTCTAGTGCTGAGGCATTGGTACAGAGCTTCCGGAAAGTTAAACAGCATACCAAGGAAGAACTGAAATCTCTTCAAGCAAAAGATGAAGACAAGGatgaagatgaaaaggaaaaagctgCATGTTCTGCTGCTGCTATGGAAGAAGACTCAGAAGCATCTTCCTCAAGGATAGGTGATAGCTCACAGGGAGACAACAATTTGCAAAAAGTAGGCCCTGATGATGTGTCTGTGGATATTGATGCCATTAGAAGGGTCTACACCAGATTGCTGTCTAATGAAAAAATTGAAACTGCCTTTCTCAATGCACTTGTATATTTGTCACCTAACGTGGAATGTGACTTGACGTATCACAATGTATACTCTCGAGATCCTAATTATCTGAATTTGTTCATTATCGTAATGGAGAATAGAAATCTCCACAGTCCTGAATATCTGGAAATGGCTTTGCCATTATTTTGCAAAGCAATGAGCAAGCTACCCCTTGCAGCCCAAGGAAAACTGATCAGACTGTGGTCTAAATACAATGCAGACCAGATTCGGAGAATGATGGAGACATTTCAGCAACTTATTACTTACAAAGTCATAAGCAATGAATTTAACAGTCGAAATCTAGTGAACGATGATGATGCCATTGTTGCTGCTTCGAAGTGCTTGAAAATGGTTTACTATGCAAATGTAGTGGGAGGGGAAGTGGACACAAATCACAATGAAGAAGATGATGAAGAGCCCATCCCTGAATCCAGTGAGCTGACACTTCAGGAGCTtttgggagaagaaagaagaaacaagaaaggtCCTCGAGTGGACCCCCTGGAAACTGAACTTGGTGTTAAAACCCTGGATTGTCGAAAACCACTTATCCCTTTTGAAGAGTTTATTAATGAACCACTGAATGAGGTTCTAGAAATGGATAAAGATTATACTTTTTTCAAAGTAGAAACAGAGAACAAATTCTCTTTTATGACATGTCCCTTTATATTAAATGCTGTCACAAAGAATTTGGGATTATATTATGACAATAGAATTCGCATGTACAGTGAACGAAGAATCACTGTTCTCTACAGCTTAGTTCAAGGACAGCAGTTGAATCCATATTTGAGACTCAAAGTTAGACGTGACCATATCATAGATGATGCACTTGTCCGGGTAAGTTGGGCTGCTAGATTAAAAACCTAGTAATGGGGATATCATGATACAGTTCAgtgaattcattttaaaagtgaCTGAAAAAAATGATACCATATAGCATAGGAATACATGGACATTTCTGATCGTAGATATAAGTATTATACTTTGTTGTTCCTGTCCAAGTTTATAGATGTTTTCTACAAAGTATCGGTTGTATTATATAATGCTCACTCTATCTTTGAAAAAGAGTGGGTTTTCTAAATCTTGAATACTAGATCCAAAGTTTCTTTCATTCAGAAGAGAATAGAGTGTTGGGCAAAGACCAGAACAAGAGAAATGTGGAGATACCCAGTAATAAGTGTGGATGTGAAGTCTTGAACTGGGAGAAATGGTACAGTAAAACTATACCATAAAATTATAGGTAGTGTCCAAAAAATTCCATCATGTAAAATTCAGAGTTGTTTTATTGTGAACTTGATGAAGTGACCATGGCAGACCAGCGCCTGTTGCCAGTAAGAGTTGAGTCCTGCTGGGCCACTTAGAATATCCCTGTATGGACGGCACTGCCTGGCTGTGGTAGTTTCTTCCCACTtaaaaattcatagagacaaCTCTGGGTCTTGGAACTTCTGGAAAACAGCAGCTATTCCAAAAACTTGGGGATTCGTGGTGGTGCCTGTAACATCAAGTGCAGGGAGATCGAGCAGGGAAATACTGGAAACTCAGGTACTCGTCTTAACTTCCTGGTTTTCCAGATGGGGTTGCCATttgttgctttgcttttctccacaaaagattatttttagtgtatctattTAAGAATATAAGAGTGGCCAGAAGACAGAAACCAATTGTCAGTCACATTTTACCAGAATTTACATTTGTCACAGGTGTATTGTCTCAgagttttattgtatttctagTATTAGGTATCCCTGTCATTGCTGCTTTTTTATCCTCTTCAAGTAAAATTTAATGTCAACCAAAATTAAGGTAGTTAATAATACTATAGTATACTAGTAGAGAAAGTTGTCTGACACAACTAGGAAAtgtgatttttactttaaaatgtattttagttttagaatgtctaaattttagttttagaattGTCTAAATTTGAGAATTCATAAAACCATAGCCCAGTGGAAAAAGTTGACATCTCAGAAATTACAAATTGCAgagattttgtgtgtttttctttgttactgtttttgtttttgtttttaatgtcagaTATGTTTATAGTGGTGGAGAAAGATTCTGCATTATTTAAGCAACTCGGGTGGTTTTCTAGCAGAGACAAAAGGGGGCTTTAACTGCCTGAAGTCATTATTATTGCTTGCTTTCTGGTACcctttttatttcacttacataGTTTTGAGACACATGAATAATTAATACACTTAACGACTGATCATAAGGCAGCCAGCACCTTGCTTTACATAGTTTAGCAGAATGATAGGGTATTTTATAAGAGTGTGAGTGATGTTTTATGAAAGGTATGTTGAGGTCTGTCTATGACTATCCATTGTTGGAGCAGAACTGCAAATGCCGAAGCTACATACTTTATGTTTGGCTTCTTGAGGTGAGATCCCTTCTGCTGTCTTCATCAAAAGCTATGTCTAGCCTTTAAAAGCAATGAAATTACACTGTAAGATTCATTCCAGGGTTCAAAAAATTGTCTACCTTCCTTATCTGTCTTTTGCTCAGAAGTCTACTCAGTCTTATTTTCCTCAGTCCCCCCGTTTTTTTCTCTAGTAAAGCAAGCCtaacaaacaacaaaagtttaAGTACTTGGTGTATActttattctatttcttaaattCTATTCTAGAATTTTAAGGAAACAACCGCTTTTAAAGCCTTCTCAGGTGTTAGTATAAAATTAACTGTGAGCTCTTTAAttatggtaactttttttttttagcaagttCTGCTTAATTATATCAAAACTAGATAATATGGTGTGGCCTATTATAAATCAGGATTCACTAGATAGTATATGTACTTGAATATTGCCTGCCGACAAAAGCAGTTCACTTCAGAAGTCATGTGTGTTAGGCAGTTTAATAAACTGTTAAAGTAGAAAGAGATGATGCTCACTGAGAAGCTTCTTAGGGACTCTAAATGCTCCCACTAAGCAGATTTTACTCTTAACTAACTTTCTCCcttgctttctcttcttccttttctttctttctttttttttaaaaaaataacagaatgtgAAAACACTGGAAAAACCAGCATCAAAATAGGTCTTAGAAGTAAAATTGATAACCTGTGTAATTTTTTGAACTAAGTATTCACAGCAGGTGATGATTATGATAAAGCCACATATTTTAGTAACACATAGTAGAAGGTCTATAGTAGAAAGTGGTTTAAGATTATTCTCTCATGTGAAAGCTCAAAAGTAGTGATGAGTTTTTCAAGACCTTATTTCCCAAGAATCTCTGCTTTTTAAGCCTCATTCTTATATATCACAGTGAACAAACTATTGGCCACTTTTTTATGACTTGCTAATTTTGGAACTGTATAGCAGCGTTgggtagaaaagaagaaatgagaaacttTGTGGTAAGCTTAAcattgataaataaaattatgggATCTTAGGCTTTAAGAGCTGAAAGAGTTCACTCCTTAGTTTAGAAATCAAGCCCAGAAAATAGTGACTTCATATATGAGACTCTTGTATGTTTTCTGTTGAGGAGTGGTAACTTGAATTAAtaattatggatttttttaaaaaagaaaaatatattcattgcttttgtatatggtgatattCAAAGCAGACTAGCAGCTTTTTTCCTGAGGTTTTTAGAGAAATTGTCTTTGATGACAAGAGAAGAATTCATGTTTGTAGTATTTTAATCTCTGATTGTAGAAAACACTATAATTTTATTACTGCTAAGACAGAAAAATACCAGCAATTCATTGTAAGATGCTGTCATTTGTATGGTATAATCTGATTTCACAGataatgtgaaaaaagaaaagtgaattttagaatcaatagAATATAAATTGTCTCTTCACAAACACTTTAGAACTGCCTAAGAACACCCCCACCCTACCCCGTTTAGCTTACTGCCATAGTTCCCCTAGGACTgactttcagtatttttttgttattgttcctTAGAAAACAGTACAGTGATAAACATGAGCTTAGACTTCACCTTTCATTGAATGAAGACACTCCTAAATGTGATGAGGTTTTTACATATTTACCCATTTGCGTGTTCTTTTACAAGtagataatttctcatttttcttagaTGAAGCACTTCCAAGGATAGTAtgtattaagattttttaaattacttcttAAAGGAGAAGATAGAGGTTATAAGTTTATGGAAGAACATAGTATTGCCATCATGAGGTCTCCCAAACTGCCTTCACATCTGAATGCGaaaattgttctaaaaaaaaaaaatccagggccCTATCCTTTAAGAGGTTTAGATTAGAAGCTGTATTGTAGAGCCTATGAATCTGTATTTCTGGTAATACTCCACAGATATTTTGATAAAGCCAGACTCCAATATTTGGGAAGGTGGCTTTTGGTACATCTTGGGTTGGGGtgtttgtgcatgtatgtttatgtatgtatgtatgtgagcATACATAGAGAAAGGAAGGCCATTTTGATATACAAGTATGTTTGTGTCTTTCGGAAACTCAGATTTTTAAGAGGATCATGGGGGCAGCAAGCTTGGAATAGAGGATGATGGTGGTGTGAAACTTGGTTCCAATTAGTCAGGGAGTTCTAGAATTTCACATAAATACctaaaaaccaaaaggaatgGCTGAGATGTGGAATTGAATAGGGAAGTTCAAAAATAGGAATTAGCACAAATAAAGGTGATTGGCACAAATAAAAAGCCCCACTACCAGGAGGTTCTGCAAAATCCCCTCTGAAAGTCACTGGCCCTTTTCATCTGGTTTCTAATAGCCCAGTCTAACCCAGCTTCCAGCATTTTCAGCTCCCAGCTTCCAGCGTTGGTGAACACTCTTATTATTGAAACACGAACttaattcttttattcattcattgactcacagagctttaaaaataagattattctGTGCTGCTCTaggtatatttaattttatcttacaCATACAGTATATTGTGGTTAACATGTAATTTCCATTGTTCTTGTGATTTAttctaattgaaataaaaaatgaaaccaagaaaTATTCTTAGTTTATGCCCTcaaagtaatttctcagaaaCTGAATGAGAGAATGAAGCCTATATATACATAGATCCTCagcattatataataatttaagaCAATGAAACATCAAACTTCTTAGTATTACATGTGAGGAAAATGAAATCTAAAAGAGATTCTAGCCTACATAAATTAATGGCAGAATTGGAAGT
This region includes:
- the UBE3A gene encoding ubiquitin-protein ligase E3A isoform X2, whose amino-acid sequence is MEKLHQCYWKSGEPQSDDIEASRMKRAAAKHLIERYYHQLTEGCGNEACTNEFCASCPTFLRMDNNAAAIKALELYKINAKLCDPHPSKKGASSAYLENSKGAPNNSCSEIKMNKKGTRIDFKDVTYLTEEKVYEILELCREREDYSPLIRVIGRVFSSAEALVQSFRKVKQHTKEELKSLQAKDEDKDEDEKEKAACSAAAMEEDSEASSSRIGDSSQGDNNLQKVGPDDVSVDIDAIRRVYTRLLSNEKIETAFLNALVYLSPNVECDLTYHNVYSRDPNYLNLFIIVMENRNLHSPEYLEMALPLFCKAMSKLPLAAQGKLIRLWSKYNADQIRRMMETFQQLITYKVISNEFNSRNLVNDDDAIVAASKCLKMVYYANVVGGEVDTNHNEEDDEEPIPESSELTLQELLGEERRNKKGPRVDPLETELGVKTLDCRKPLIPFEEFINEPLNEVLEMDKDYTFFKVETENKFSFMTCPFILNAVTKNLGLYYDNRIRMYSERRITVLYSLVQGQQLNPYLRLKVRRDHIIDDALVRLEMIAMENPADLKKQLYVEFEGEQGVDEGGVSKEFFQLVVEEIFNPDIGMFTYDESTKLFWFNPSSFETEGQFTLIGIVLGLAIYNNCILDVHFPMVVYRKLMGKKGTFRDLGDSHPVLYQSLKDLLEYEGNVEDDMMITFQISQTDLFGNPMMYDLKENGDKIPITNENRKEFVNLYSDYILNKSVEKQFKAFRRGFHMVTNESPLKYLFRPEEIELLICGSRNLDFQALEETTEYDGGYTRDSVLIREFWEIVHSFTDEQKRLFLQFTTGTDRAPVGGLGKLKMIIAKNGPDTERLPTSHTCFNVLLLPEYSSKEKLKERLLKAITYAKGFGML
- the UBE3A gene encoding ubiquitin-protein ligase E3A isoform X6 yields the protein MATACKRSGEPQSDDIEASRMKRAAAKHLIERYYHQLTEGCGNEACTNEFCASCPTFLRMDNNAAAIKALELYKINAKLCDPHPSKKGASSAYLENSKGAPNNSCSEIKMNKKGTRIDFKDVTYLTEEKVYEILELCREREDYSPLIRVIGRVFSSAEALVQSFRKVKQHTKEELKSLQAKDEDKDEDEKEKAACSAAAMEEDSEASSSRIGDSSQGDNNLQKVGPDDVSVDIDAIRRVYTRLLSNEKIETAFLNALVYLSPNVECDLTYHNVYSRDPNYLNLFIIVMENRNLHSPEYLEMALPLFCKAMSKLPLAAQGKLIRLWSKYNADQIRRMMETFQQLITYKVISNEFNSRNLVNDDDAIVAASKCLKMVYYANVVGGEVDTNHNEEDDEEPIPESSELTLQELLGEERRNKKGPRVDPLETELGVKTLDCRKPLIPFEEFINEPLNEVLEMDKDYTFFKVETENKFSFMTCPFILNAVTKNLGLYYDNRIRMYSERRITVLYSLVQGQQLNPYLRLKVRRDHIIDDALVRLEMIAMENPADLKKQLYVEFEGEQGVDEGGVSKEFFQLVVEEIFNPDIGMFTYDESTKLFWFNPSSFETEGQFTLIGIVLGLAIYNNCILDVHFPMVVYRKLMGKKGTFRDLGDSHPVLYQSLKDLLEYEGNVEDDMMITFQISQTDLFGNPMMYDLKENGDKIPITNENRKNLDFQALEETTEYDGGYTRDSVLIREFWEIVHSFTDEQKRLFLQFTTGTDRAPVGGLGKLKMIIAKNGPDTERLPTSHTCFNVLLLPEYSSKEKLKERLLKAITYAKGFGML